Proteins from a single region of Kogia breviceps isolate mKogBre1 chromosome 5, mKogBre1 haplotype 1, whole genome shotgun sequence:
- the PPM1L gene encoding protein phosphatase 1L isoform X2: protein MLEKLTVSYDEAGTTCLIALLSDKDLTVANVGDSRGVLCDKDGNAIPLSHDHKPYQLKERKRIKRAGGFISFNGSWRVQGILAMSRSLGDYPLKNLNVVIPDPDILTFDLDKLQPEFMILASDGLWDAFSNEEAVRFIKDRLDEPHFGAKSIVLQSFYRGCPDNITVMVVKFRNSSKTEEQ from the exons GCACAACGTGTTTGATTGCTCTGTTGTCAGATAAAGACCTCACTGTGGCCAATGTGGGTGACTCGCGTGGGGTCCTGTGTGACAAGGACGGGAATGCCATTCCTTTGTCTCATGATCACAAGCCGTACCAgctgaaggaaaggaagaggataaAGAGAGCCG GTGGTTTCATCAGTTTCAATGGCTCCTGGAGGGTCCAGGGAATCCTGGCCATGTCTCGATCCCTGGGGGATTATCCGCTGAAAAATCTCAACGTGGTCATCCCAGACCCAGATATCCTGACCTTTGACCTGGACAAGCTCCAGCCCGAGTTCATGATCTTGGCATCAGATGGCCTCTGGGATGCTTTCAGCAACGAAGAAGCTGTTCGATTCATCAAGGACCGCTTGGACGAACCTCATTTTGGGGCCAAGAGCATAGTTTTACAGTCATTTTACAGAGGCTGCCCTGACAACATAACAGTCATGGTGGTGAAGTTCAGGAATAGCAGCAAAACAGAAGAGCAGTGA